The following are from one region of the Brassica rapa cultivar Chiifu-401-42 unplaced genomic scaffold, CAAS_Brap_v3.01 Scaffold0989, whole genome shotgun sequence genome:
- the LOC117131492 gene encoding uncharacterized protein LOC117131492, translating to MVQDGGHELKEKEVGDDLDSQFQQQSWPFSQNAKGINLVPCCSQEVFSAHLLSKTRGRLEPLCGAMGRYLCVEAGLRSAGHEVVELLVQDIQAEDQPLCGAMGRFLCVEAGLRSAGHEVVELLVQDTQEEEGHHLSHEEGR from the exons ATGGTACAAGATGgtggccatgaactgaaggagaaggaggTGGGTGATGATCTAGACTCTCAGTTCCAACAACAGTCATGGCCGTTTTCACAAAATGCAAAAGGAATCAACCTGGTTCCTTGTT gttcacaagaagTGTTCTCTGCTCACCTCCTATCCAAGACAAGAGGAAGACTtgaaccattgtgtggagcaatgggaagatacttgtgtgtagaagctggtttaagaagcgcaggccacgaggttgttgagctcctggttcaagacatacaagcggaagaccaaccattgtgtggagcaatgggaaggttcttgtgtgtagaagccggtttaagaagcgcaggccacgaggttgttgagctcctggttcaagacacacaagaagaagaaggtcaccACCTAAGCCATGAGGAAGGCCGGTGA
- the LOC117131491 gene encoding uncharacterized protein LOC117131491, which yields MVKTALGGRGLWSHCLTDAPKLSKAAGSNESSADGESGSKSVSEEKWEQEDLKVLSILHSSMSPSILEAYSYCESAKDLWSTLNKIYGYISNLCRVFEIKKFINILSQEDEEFTVHLGKFRALWSELEMLRPQSVDPEVLIERREQDKVFCLLLAHQGEVLDIESKPQTCQVQVNRAHGGSRDQLGSLVCKQTS from the exons ATGGTAAAGACAGCTCTAGGAGGGAGAGGCTTATGGAGCCATTGCCTCACGGATGCTCCAAAGCTCTCCAAGGCTGCCGGTTCAAATGAAAGCTCAGCAGATGGTGAATCCGGTTCCAAATCCGTATCTGAGGAGAAGTGGGAACAAGAAGACCTCAAGGTCTTATCCATTCTCCATAGCTCAATGTCTCCATCCATCCTTGAAGCATACTCATACTGTGAGAGTGCTAAAGACCTTTGGAGTACACTTAACAAGATATATGGGTACATCTCCAACCTCTGTCGAGTATTTGAGATCAAGAAGTTCATCAACATCCTATCCCAAGAAGATGAGGAGTTCACTGTGCATCTAGGCAAGTTCAGAGCCCTTTGGTCTGAGCTAGAGATGCTTAGACCCCAATCTGTTGATCCGGAGGTGTTGattgaaagaagggagcaagacAAGGTGTTTTGCCTATTACTCGC ACACCAAGGAGAGGTGTTGGATATTGAATCCAAGCCTCAAACCTGCCAAGTTCAAGTGAACCGTGCCCATGGAGGTTCAAGAGATCAGCTCGGATCTCTTGTTTGTAAGCAAACCTCCTAA